From the Prunus dulcis chromosome 4, ALMONDv2, whole genome shotgun sequence genome, one window contains:
- the LOC117626696 gene encoding uncharacterized protein LOC117626696: MSIFHLIFFIWILLIVKCLVALGSASWCQHQFLAQTNRQFEQKTDRFWEFKEQTNSWVEVQLPYDLVSCLNDNCTVVGSIEGTNNKEKHIENQSDDVSGKRERVKKNDGYGGLEKENNSDVVLPLRKRISLTKMSDMSIWVTGESGSIYERFWNGVQWVMAPHDLPISGAHAVSVFIVNHTILALSESGNLYQMKISESSQPIWVDFTPILSQSADEEGEQSSVILIKSGLVSYDGERVYFCTKKGTLLELREIEPPRWVDHGQPPGANAAAIADAAGIRTDVIYTISSAGDLYEYDRSSKPSWKKHIWREGTAYDASLIPLTGSTLHGASGDHSISLFLLTKGGELVERRLYQRKWKWVVYGSPKDQRLTSITPVLLQDDTNGRLFSLFFTTSTGSVFEYQIPRQSGIAQENQIPEAWVSHIHPLHANVARGISGLQIQVGRILFPLDDGRLAELHLSGLGGENSGPSHQVNFRKKAAVKYLWSILDAPESEGWNAEYCTEQRGPTNCITGVKDEPNDLGIARTMTRRRKGSQTQQHYLTPGTSGSGPTKPLEEYSFPDNWLNTNFHLRAMHGGRSFFLITDGGFTFEYLYTENVWMWLRHEHSTAIKGALGNYNGSLYVVDANGSVLLRERNSNDLAWINCTALRKGRQVVGGPPWDGIPGRTTRVTAEDALFFVSRNGRLLQFTVALRKFKWKDCRNPPNNKIASIVDQELLRENIVFVVGRNGRLYQYNKVTELWHEHYQSQHLILSRLPGTAMRPSLLSLTGSLFMLSVDGGLVEYHWNTFDGWNWVEHGSPHKVVTLVGSPGPSFEGNQLFLIGSNGNVYLRYMDEMTWRWKNCGFPFSRNANVEDRRGEEGNDKAQFCTDVDFAASSKKDYERVNDLNSDCNQEVAPIRPIPLAEDSIIFELKDGRLAEMRRIEGTHWMWSRIIGTPTSLCTASYWTALAS; the protein is encoded by the exons ATGTCCATATTTCATTTGATATTCTTCATCTGGATCCTTTTGATAGTGAAGTGTCTTGTAGCTCTTGGCTCTGCTTCATGGTGCCAACACCAGTTTCTTGCCCAAACCAATAGACAATTTGAGCAGAAGACAGATAGGTTTTGGGAGTTCAAAGAGCAAACCAACAGCTGGGTTGAAGTTCAATTGCCCTATGATCTGGTGTCTTGTCTTAATGATAACTGTACTGTAGTTGGTTCAATTGAGGGaacaaataacaaagaaaagcaCATAGAAAACCAATCTGATGATGTTTCAGGAAAGAGGGAGAGGGTAAAAAAGAATGATGGTTATGGAGGATTGGAGAAGGAGAATAATTCTGATGTGGTTTTGCCTCTGAGAAAGAGAATTTCTTTGACCAAAATGTCCGATATGTCCATCTGGGTCACTGGTGAAAGTGGGTCAATCTATGAGAGGTTTTGGAATGGGGTCCAGTGGGTGATGGCACCCCATGATTTGCCAATATCAGGAGCTCATGCAGTCTCTGTTTTTATTGTCAATCATACAATTCTTGCTCTCTCTGAATCAGGAAATCTATATCAG ATGAAAATCAGTGAGAGCTCACAGCCTATTTGGGTAGACTTTACACCTATACTCAGTCAAAGCGCAGATGAAGAAGGAGAACAAAGTTCTGTGATCTTAATTAAGTCTGGTCTTGTTTCATATGATGGAGA GAGAGTCTATTTCTGCACGAAAAAAGGGACTCTGTTAGAACTTAGAGAAATTGAGCCTCCAAG ATGGGTAGATCATGGACAACCTCCTGGTGCAAATGCTGCAGCAATAGCTGATGCTGCTGGTATTAGAACAGATGTAATTTATACCATAAG TTCTGCAGGTGATCTTTATGAATATGATAGGAGCTCAAAACCGTCATGGAAGAAGCATATATGGAGAGAAGGAACAGCTTATGATGCTTCTCTAATACCATTGACAGGGAGTACTTTACATGGTGCGAGTGGAGATCATTCTATTTCCCTGTTTCTTCTAACAAAG GGTGGTGAACTGGTAGAGAGACGACTGTACCAAAGGAAATGGAAATGGGTAGTTTATGGAAGTCCAAAGGATCAGCGCCTGACATCTATCACACCAGTGCTGCTGCAAGATGACACAAACGGAAGATTGTTCTCGTTGTTTTTCACCACATCCACTGGATCAGTTTTCGAATATCAAATACCAAGACAATCAG GTATTGCTCAAGAGAACCAAATTCCAGAAGCATGGGTAAGCCATATACATCCCCTACATGCAAATGTTGCCAGAGGTATTAGTGGACTACAAATTCAAGTTGGTAGGATTCTGTTTCCACTGGATGATGGAAGACTGGCAGAACTTCATCTATCAGGCTTAGGTGGTGAAAACTCTGGTCCATCTCATCAAGTAAACTTCCGAAAGAAAGCGGCAGTCAAATATTTGTGGTCAATATTAGATGCCCCAGAATCAGAAGGCTGGAATGCAGAATACTGCACAGAACAGCGTGGACCCACAAATTGCATCACAGGCGTAAAAGATGAGCCAAATGATTTAGGAATTGCAAGAACAATGACAAGAAGGCGAAAAGGAAGCCAGACACAGCAGCATTACCTAACTCCAGGCACATCAGGTAGTGGCCCAACAAAACCTTTGGAAGAATACAGTTTTCCAGACAACTGGCTTAACACAAATTTCCATTTGAGAGCGATGCATGGAGGCAGATCATTTTTCCTCATAACAGATGGTGGTTTTACTTTTGAATATCTTTATACTGAAAATGTATGGATGTGGCTGAGGCATGAGCACTCAACAGCTATTAAAGGTGCACTAGGAAACTACAATGGAAGCTTGTATGTCGTTGACGCAAATGGCAGTGTGCTTCTAAGGGAAAGGAACAGCAATGATCTAGCATGGATAAATTGCACTGCCTTGAGGAAAGGAAGGCAAGTTGTTGGAGGTCCTCCATGGGATGGAATTCCTGGCAGAACTACGAGAGTGACAGCAGAAGACGCCCTCTTCTTTGTGAGCAGAAATGGCAGATTACTACAGTTCACG GTTGCCCTGAGGAAGTTCAAATGGAAAGATTGCCGAAACCCTCCAAATAACAAGATTGCCTCTATAGTAGATCAGGAACTGCTCAGGGAAAACATAGTGTTTGTTGTTGGAAGGAATGGTCGGCTATATCAGTATAATAAAGTGACTGAACTGTGGCATGAGCACTACCAATCTCAGCATTTGATTCTATCAAGACTGCCTGGAACTGCTATGAGGCCATCATTGCTTTCACTAACAGGTTCACTTTTCATGCTTTCAGTAGATGGAGGACTAGTAGAATACCATTGGAACACATTCGATGGATGGAATTGGGTAGAACATGGAAGTCCACATAAAGTTGTGACATTGGTTGGTTCACCCGGTCCATCCTTTGAAGGAAATCAACTGTTTCTTATTGGCTCCAATGGAAATGTTTATCTGAGGTATATGGAtgaaatgacatggaggtgGAAGAACTGCGGTTTCCCTTTTTCGAGAAATGCGAATGTTGAAGATCGAAGAGGTGAGGAAGGAAATGACAAGGCACAATTCTGTACCGACGTAGACTTTGCAGCTAGTTCAAAGAAGGATTATGAAAGAGTTAATGACCTAAACAGTGACTGTAATCAAGAG GTGGCACCAATACGACCAATTCCCTTGGCTGAAGATTCAATAATCTTTGAGCTGAAAGATGGCAGA TTGGCAGAAATGCGACGAATAGAAGGCACGCATTGGATGTGGTCGCGTATAATAGGCACACCTACAAGCTTATGCACAGCAAGTTACTGGACTGCCTTGGCATCATGA